Proteins encoded within one genomic window of Geotalea daltonii FRC-32:
- a CDS encoding DUF2059 domain-containing protein, which produces MYNIRLRTRMIFLAVTLAALCPAILSAAEKASQTATSLVNLVKPHEREAQAIRFMLVVAPMGFPEGLADCMVAKTTPAIKDYFAALYAAHLSETELRQAVDFFKGEDGRAAVAFRLQHEQNLLNASAKGEQITNEHPEYPLQIRKALEAFSATPAGRHFVGDELEARQPFASEISELRNAGMAQCLADLSVGVGNR; this is translated from the coding sequence ATGTACAATATCAGGCTGAGAACAAGGATGATTTTTCTGGCCGTTACGCTTGCTGCGTTATGCCCGGCAATATTGTCTGCCGCAGAGAAGGCTTCGCAGACTGCCACATCTCTGGTGAACCTCGTGAAGCCGCACGAGAGAGAAGCGCAGGCGATCCGCTTCATGCTGGTGGTCGCACCGATGGGTTTTCCTGAGGGGCTTGCTGACTGCATGGTGGCGAAGACGACACCGGCTATCAAGGACTATTTTGCTGCGCTGTATGCTGCCCACCTGAGTGAAACCGAACTACGGCAAGCTGTTGATTTCTTCAAAGGAGAAGACGGCCGGGCAGCTGTTGCATTTCGTCTGCAGCACGAACAGAACCTGCTCAATGCATCAGCCAAGGGGGAGCAGATCACGAATGAGCATCCCGAATATCCACTGCAGATAAGGAAGGCGCTTGAAGCTTTTAGTGCTACGCCTGCAGGACGACACTTCGTTGGAGACGAACTTGAGGCGCGGCAGCCATTCGCTTCCGAAATTTCGGAATTGCGCAACGCCGGAATGGCCCAATGTTTAGCGGACCTCTCGGTCGGTGTCGGCAATCGGTAG
- a CDS encoding GtrA family protein has product MTRFNLVGILNTTVDFSLFFLLDMLGMPYLLAQTCSYSCGIANSYFFNKYWTFGMTGIKSAEMLRFAMVSLTALGISVLLVYLFHSTLNFSLLTSKIAATILTMLFSFFGSRQLVFRPETKPIDP; this is encoded by the coding sequence TTGACCCGCTTCAACCTGGTCGGTATCCTCAATACGACAGTGGATTTCAGCCTGTTCTTTCTCCTGGACATGCTGGGCATGCCTTACCTGCTGGCCCAGACCTGCTCATACAGCTGCGGCATTGCCAATAGCTATTTTTTCAACAAATACTGGACTTTCGGCATGACAGGCATCAAATCAGCAGAAATGCTACGATTTGCCATGGTCAGCCTGACCGCCCTGGGAATATCGGTGCTGCTCGTCTATCTGTTCCATTCCACGCTGAACTTTTCTCTCCTGACATCAAAGATCGCCGCAACCATTCTGACAATGCTGTTTAGCTTCTTCGGCAGCAGGCAGCTGGTCTTCAGGCCCGAGACCAAGCCCATTGACCCATGA
- a CDS encoding VOC family protein, giving the protein MKPRINMITLGVGDMEKAAAFYERGLGLPRMPFEGGAAFFMLNGSWLSLYPLNALAEDATVAANGTGFRGIALAHVVSSREDVDEVLNQAVKAGGTLIKPAADVFWGGYSGYFADPDGHLWEVAWNPHFWPGPTDCDEA; this is encoded by the coding sequence ATGAAACCGCGCATAAACATGATTACTCTGGGTGTTGGGGATATGGAAAAGGCGGCTGCCTTCTACGAAAGAGGTCTCGGCCTGCCGCGAATGCCTTTTGAAGGAGGAGCGGCCTTCTTCATGCTAAACGGGTCATGGCTGTCATTGTATCCATTGAATGCACTTGCTGAAGATGCCACCGTAGCAGCTAATGGGACAGGTTTCCGAGGCATTGCATTGGCTCATGTTGTTTCCAGCAGAGAGGATGTGGATGAAGTTCTGAATCAAGCGGTCAAGGCTGGCGGAACCTTAATCAAGCCTGCGGCTGACGTCTTCTGGGGTGGGTACTCCGGGTATTTTGCCGACCCTGATGGGCATTTGTGGGAGGTGGCCTGGAATCCTCATTTTTGGCCGGGTC
- a CDS encoding ABC transporter ATP-binding protein → METIIQKTKDGILAKVAGLAGLDRVKLTQMRRAIGFVTPHRRTVAIILAIMPVIAALGALEPLIYKLVFDRLAGNKGLASVLLAVGAIMLAALIREGFNAISNRLSWKVRLAVNYQLLDATTSRLHALPLSYHRGETVGGLMTRLNHGINGFVAAVADIAFGILPGLMYLAISVVVMVRLDWRLSLVVILFAPLPALIGVFASKEQTARESSLLYRWGVVFSRFNEVLAGIVTVKSFAMEDAERKRFMGDVSEAHGIVRRGVATDTKIGATQNLVVMLAKACSIGCAVYLISRGETTVGTLMAFLGYQGGLFGPVNSLTSIYQTLRKATISFDIIFSILDAEDRLQDAPHAVAVQQVKGEVLFRNVHFAYNEDRTILSNINLHVQPGETVAIVGPSGSGKTTLISLLQRFYDPTSGSIRLDGVDLRFLQQRSLRQQIGVVLQDALVFNDTIRNNIAYGKPDATKAEIEAAAVAANAHKFICQLPGGYDFIVGERGSRISVGERQRISIARALLKNPSLLILDEATSALDAESEALVQDALDRLIKGRTSFIIAHRLSTIVGADRILVLKDGHIIESDTHQALMEQGGYYASLVECQSRGLLLAS, encoded by the coding sequence ATGGAAACGATAATACAAAAGACAAAAGACGGGATTCTTGCCAAGGTGGCCGGTCTTGCCGGACTGGATCGAGTGAAATTGACGCAGATGAGGCGTGCCATCGGTTTTGTCACCCCCCATCGCAGAACCGTTGCCATAATTCTGGCCATAATGCCGGTTATTGCCGCCCTTGGTGCCCTGGAACCGCTTATCTACAAGCTGGTGTTCGACCGCCTGGCAGGCAATAAAGGGCTCGCCAGCGTGCTTTTGGCGGTAGGCGCCATTATGCTGGCAGCGCTGATCAGGGAAGGATTCAACGCCATCTCCAACCGTCTCAGCTGGAAAGTGCGGCTTGCAGTGAATTATCAGCTCCTCGATGCCACAACCAGCCGCCTGCACGCGTTACCCCTTTCCTATCACCGTGGTGAGACGGTCGGCGGCCTGATGACCCGGCTCAATCATGGCATCAACGGCTTCGTCGCCGCCGTTGCCGATATTGCCTTCGGTATCCTGCCGGGGCTGATGTACCTGGCCATCTCGGTGGTGGTCATGGTTCGCCTGGACTGGCGGTTGTCGCTGGTGGTGATCCTCTTTGCGCCGCTCCCCGCCCTGATCGGCGTATTTGCCTCCAAAGAGCAGACCGCCCGGGAAAGCTCCCTGCTCTATCGGTGGGGGGTGGTCTTCTCCCGCTTCAACGAAGTCTTGGCGGGAATCGTCACCGTCAAGAGCTTTGCCATGGAAGACGCTGAACGGAAACGATTCATGGGCGACGTGTCCGAAGCCCACGGTATCGTCAGGAGAGGGGTGGCCACCGACACCAAGATAGGGGCAACCCAGAACCTTGTGGTGATGCTGGCCAAGGCATGTTCCATCGGCTGCGCCGTATATCTTATTTCCCGTGGTGAAACGACGGTGGGCACATTGATGGCCTTCCTCGGCTACCAGGGGGGTCTGTTCGGCCCGGTCAACAGCCTGACCAGTATCTACCAGACCCTGCGCAAGGCGACCATCTCCTTCGACATCATTTTTTCCATTCTCGATGCCGAAGACAGGCTGCAGGACGCGCCACATGCGGTGGCGGTGCAGCAGGTCAAGGGGGAGGTTCTTTTTCGCAATGTCCACTTTGCCTATAATGAGGACAGGACCATTCTCAGCAACATAAATCTTCATGTGCAGCCCGGGGAGACGGTGGCCATCGTCGGTCCGAGCGGTTCGGGAAAGACTACCCTCATCTCGCTGCTGCAGCGATTCTACGATCCCACCTCCGGCTCCATCAGGCTGGATGGGGTGGATCTGCGCTTCCTGCAGCAGCGTTCGCTCAGGCAGCAGATCGGCGTCGTCCTCCAGGACGCCCTGGTCTTCAACGACACCATCCGCAACAACATCGCCTACGGCAAGCCCGATGCGACCAAGGCCGAGATCGAAGCGGCGGCGGTGGCGGCCAACGCTCACAAGTTCATCTGCCAGCTCCCCGGCGGCTACGATTTTATAGTGGGTGAACGGGGCAGCCGCATCTCCGTAGGTGAACGGCAGCGGATCAGCATTGCCAGGGCCCTGTTGAAGAACCCCTCCCTTCTCATCCTCGACGAGGCGACCTCGGCACTGGACGCGGAATCGGAGGCCCTGGTGCAGGATGCCCTGGACAGGCTGATCAAAGGCCGGACCAGCTTCATCATTGCCCACCGCCTCTCCACCATCGTCGGCGCCGACCGCATCCTGGTCTTGAAAGACGGCCATATCATCGAGTCGGATACCCATCAAGCCCTCATGGAGCAGGGGGGCTACTACGCATCCCTGGTGGAATGCCAGTCGCGGGGGTTGCTGCTGGCCAGCTAA
- a CDS encoding type II toxin-antitoxin system RelE family toxin — MNLMFSDDFVTSLKKHNAIKDVVRKKIDMITANPISLGEPLKGNFRGYYSCSVRRNFLIIYLYCSICRKKGDDAIVLCADCQQCPDDTLKFIALGPHDKAYWG; from the coding sequence ATGAACCTCATGTTTAGTGATGATTTCGTCACATCACTTAAAAAACATAACGCAATAAAGGATGTCGTCCGTAAAAAAATTGACATGATCACCGCAAATCCGATTTCTTTGGGTGAACCCCTTAAAGGAAATTTCCGGGGTTATTACAGTTGCTCTGTTCGTCGAAATTTTCTGATCATTTATCTGTACTGCTCGATTTGCCGGAAAAAAGGTGATGATGCTATCGTTCTCTGTGCCGATTGTCAGCAATGCCCAGACGATACTCTCAAATTTATTGCCCTAGGTCCCCACGATAAAGCTTATTGGGGTTAA
- a CDS encoding beta-galactosidase, whose translation MQKVTTVVVSLFLLFSSACCHHPMGAHGTAGGGSTTAAGAAQAFTKPVSFSILQDYVKGEDLEEVAKDFRLMKELGLTTWRGSLAWGDYEPAQGQYDFKWLRQFVELATQHGMSLRPYIGYTAPWAAGGGTDKEAWNDPPARLQDWSNFVSHLSGALASQKNILSYEIYNEENVRQWWDGTAEQYNQVLQKGAEAIRSSDRTKPVIFGGMVYPDADWVKAACDEYGSGDSFHILPFHAYPETWTEKNIVLENYLDQGYPNHFQGTFIPWADQYCGRKPIWINEAGFANTPGKSETDQANWWARAFATFLASPRVEHLGIYQIKERKQSETVIGGGENYYLGISRPDRTRKMAFFTIKRLIGLLDVGNLTIADRELKVEVTSGKKVELYSHLFVRPDGSQVLFVWDKKGEPTLRLHPRPGSAVVEYALDGSPLPFRSYNGKTLEKVKLTPGLVRIFEIKAAGKS comes from the coding sequence ATGCAAAAAGTGACGACTGTTGTAGTCTCATTGTTTCTGCTGTTCTCCAGCGCCTGCTGTCACCACCCCATGGGCGCCCATGGCACTGCCGGTGGTGGAAGCACTACTGCTGCCGGCGCCGCTCAAGCATTCACCAAGCCGGTTTCATTCAGCATCCTGCAGGATTACGTAAAGGGGGAAGACCTGGAGGAGGTGGCGAAGGACTTCAGGCTGATGAAGGAACTGGGGCTGACCACCTGGAGGGGAAGCCTGGCTTGGGGTGATTACGAACCTGCTCAGGGGCAGTACGATTTCAAGTGGCTGCGCCAGTTTGTCGAGCTCGCTACGCAACATGGCATGAGCCTGCGCCCCTACATCGGTTATACCGCTCCATGGGCTGCAGGGGGAGGAACCGACAAGGAAGCCTGGAACGACCCTCCGGCCCGGCTCCAGGACTGGAGCAATTTCGTTTCACACCTTAGCGGTGCCCTGGCCAGCCAAAAGAACATCCTCTCCTACGAAATTTACAATGAGGAAAACGTGCGACAGTGGTGGGACGGCACGGCGGAGCAGTATAACCAGGTACTGCAGAAAGGGGCTGAGGCCATACGCAGCAGCGACCGGACCAAGCCGGTTATCTTTGGCGGCATGGTCTACCCCGACGCCGACTGGGTCAAAGCAGCCTGTGACGAGTACGGCAGCGGCGACAGCTTTCACATTCTTCCCTTCCATGCCTATCCTGAGACCTGGACGGAAAAGAATATCGTGCTGGAAAACTATCTTGACCAGGGTTACCCCAATCATTTCCAGGGCACCTTCATCCCTTGGGCCGACCAGTACTGCGGCAGAAAGCCGATCTGGATCAATGAGGCCGGCTTCGCCAACACGCCGGGGAAAAGCGAAACCGACCAGGCTAACTGGTGGGCACGGGCCTTCGCCACATTCCTGGCTTCCCCCCGGGTGGAACATCTGGGTATCTATCAGATCAAGGAGCGCAAACAGTCCGAAACGGTCATCGGCGGGGGGGAAAACTATTACCTTGGTATCAGTCGTCCCGACAGAACGCGAAAAATGGCGTTCTTCACCATCAAACGCCTGATCGGCCTGCTCGATGTGGGCAACTTGACCATTGCCGACCGGGAACTGAAGGTTGAGGTTACCAGCGGGAAAAAGGTGGAACTGTACAGCCACCTCTTCGTCAGGCCCGATGGAAGCCAGGTCCTCTTTGTCTGGGACAAGAAGGGAGAACCGACGCTGCGGCTCCATCCCCGACCGGGATCGGCGGTCGTGGAATATGCCCTGGACGGCTCGCCGTTGCCGTTCAGGTCGTATAACGGCAAAACGCTGGAAAAGGTAAAACTGACCCCGGGTCTGGTTCGCATCTTCGAGATCAAGGCAGCAGGAAAGAGCTGA
- a CDS encoding HipA domain-containing protein has protein sequence MTETLLTYLDGIYLGKIILDGPFEAYGLEYDETWIGGGGFPISPHLQFHKSPDDSVRRFLSNLLPEGRWLEELSSSSHISKSNTFGLIAAIGSETTGALTFRIGGEGSETNTTNFRPIETQELEERIRERNDRPISLWDGKQRLSTAGVQDKLPVMIMPDGTFGFGEGDLASTHILKFDTKQNIHLVLNEFICMTLAHLAGLPAANVKFVRMGEPVLVVERFDRKWSGDESIKRLHLIDGCQMLDLLPTYKYERPFGKTGHAAGLRTGASLQMLFDSAKSCRVPALTMRDMLNWTLFQLLIGNSDAHAKNISFFLGKEGIDLAPAYDLVCLDVCGDQYDRNIAMAIGDVFDPDDIQAWQLAEMCFECKLPQRQTARMLDSLCNNILRSLTKISLPELLTPIEEEFARNLIQVITNKVHRYQEYAKQLPGLKI, from the coding sequence ATGACAGAAACCCTCCTGACCTACCTGGATGGCATCTATCTCGGAAAGATCATTCTCGATGGACCATTTGAGGCTTATGGCCTGGAATATGACGAAACCTGGATTGGGGGCGGAGGATTTCCGATCTCTCCACACCTGCAGTTTCACAAATCGCCTGATGATTCTGTCAGGCGTTTTCTTTCCAACCTCCTCCCTGAAGGGAGATGGCTTGAGGAATTGTCGTCATCTTCACATATTTCCAAGTCAAACACCTTTGGGTTGATCGCCGCAATCGGATCTGAAACTACCGGGGCACTCACCTTTCGTATTGGTGGTGAAGGGAGCGAGACAAACACGACTAATTTCCGGCCAATCGAGACACAGGAACTGGAGGAAAGAATTCGGGAGCGCAATGATAGGCCTATTAGTCTCTGGGACGGCAAGCAACGGCTTTCAACTGCAGGAGTGCAGGATAAATTACCCGTAATGATTATGCCGGATGGCACTTTTGGCTTTGGCGAAGGAGATCTCGCCTCAACCCACATCCTAAAATTCGATACCAAGCAAAACATACATCTTGTACTCAATGAATTTATTTGTATGACACTTGCTCACCTGGCCGGTTTACCTGCGGCCAACGTCAAGTTTGTGAGGATGGGGGAGCCGGTCCTGGTGGTGGAGCGCTTTGACAGAAAGTGGAGTGGTGACGAGTCGATTAAGCGTCTGCATCTGATCGATGGATGCCAGATGCTGGATTTGCTGCCAACATACAAATATGAGAGGCCGTTCGGCAAAACCGGACATGCTGCTGGATTGAGGACTGGCGCATCGTTGCAAATGTTATTTGATTCTGCCAAATCATGCAGAGTCCCTGCGCTGACGATGAGGGACATGTTGAACTGGACATTGTTTCAATTATTGATCGGCAACAGCGATGCTCATGCGAAAAATATTTCCTTTTTCCTTGGAAAAGAAGGAATTGACCTTGCACCGGCATACGACCTGGTCTGTCTAGATGTCTGCGGTGATCAGTATGATCGGAATATCGCGATGGCAATCGGCGACGTCTTCGACCCTGACGATATTCAGGCATGGCAGCTGGCAGAGATGTGTTTTGAGTGCAAGTTGCCACAACGTCAGACAGCCCGGATGCTCGACTCGCTCTGTAACAACATACTTCGCTCGTTGACGAAAATCTCTCTACCGGAACTTCTTACGCCTATTGAAGAAGAGTTTGCGCGGAATTTAATCCAGGTAATTACAAACAAGGTTCATAGATATCAGGAATATGCGAAGCAGTTACCAGGATTAAAAATATAG
- a CDS encoding c-type cytochrome, protein MLRLKKTLAILICMSFLQSGAMAVANDDEDRGKATGGSTYDRDRDNDRDRDNDRERDDDRDRDRDKKKDRRHRPHKSPTPSPKPVVSPTPKPSPTPTPTPTPTPTATPTPKPSPTPTPTPTATPTPAPTATPTPTPTPTPTPTPTPKPTPTPTPAASGATLYQTYCSGCHGSPTGKGWSASAIQSAINNNRGGMGFLSTLTSSQIQAISTVTK, encoded by the coding sequence ATGCTGAGACTGAAGAAAACCCTGGCGATCCTGATATGCATGAGCTTCCTGCAATCAGGAGCAATGGCGGTGGCCAATGATGATGAAGATCGAGGTAAAGCTACAGGTGGCAGCACCTATGACCGTGATCGTGACAATGACCGGGACCGGGACAATGACCGGGAACGGGATGATGACCGAGACCGAGACAGGGATAAGAAAAAGGACCGACGTCATAGACCGCATAAGTCTCCGACACCAAGCCCAAAGCCAGTGGTAAGCCCGACACCAAAACCGAGTCCGACGCCAACACCGACGCCAACACCGACGCCAACGGCAACACCGACACCTAAACCAAGCCCGACACCAACTCCGACTCCAACGGCAACACCAACACCGGCACCAACGGCAACACCAACACCGACACCAACACCGACACCGACACCGACACCGACACCTAAACCAACTCCGACTCCAACTCCAGCCGCCTCCGGTGCAACCCTTTACCAGACCTACTGCTCAGGTTGCCATGGCTCACCGACAGGGAAAGGATGGAGTGCAAGCGCGATCCAGTCGGCCATAAACAACAACAGGGGTGGAATGGGCTTCCTTTCCACATTGACCTCAAGTCAAATCCAGGCGATTTCAACTGTAACCAAGTAA
- a CDS encoding helix-turn-helix domain-containing protein, with translation MRSPVPESQPLLDAETLGIFVRASRTKTGMGIHEAAAFCGVAVGTMQKIEKASGDVKLSSILTVCKMLGISLTIGSRVNS, from the coding sequence ATGCGGTCCCCTGTCCCAGAATCCCAGCCACTGCTTGATGCGGAGACTCTCGGTATCTTCGTACGTGCAAGTCGCACCAAGACAGGTATGGGAATCCATGAGGCAGCCGCTTTTTGTGGTGTGGCTGTAGGCACCATGCAGAAGATAGAGAAAGCCAGCGGCGATGTTAAGTTGAGTTCAATCCTGACTGTCTGCAAGATGCTTGGAATATCACTTACTATCGGCAGCAGGGTAAACTCATGA
- a CDS encoding DUF6364 family protein produces MQKARINLTLDSDLIEFVKEYAESQRTTVSEVFTQFALKLKRLKENDPTEIILSDPDFTDSLIETITRIKSGAVKWQSYDEVFK; encoded by the coding sequence ATGCAAAAAGCCCGAATCAATCTCACCCTTGATAGTGATCTGATTGAGTTTGTCAAAGAATATGCGGAAAGCCAGAGAACGACCGTCTCCGAGGTTTTTACCCAATTTGCCCTGAAATTGAAGCGTCTCAAGGAAAACGATCCTACTGAAATAATTTTGAGCGATCCGGATTTCACTGATTCCCTCATTGAGACAATTACACGGATCAAATCAGGTGCTGTCAAATGGCAAAGTTATGATGAGGTATTTAAATGA